From the Clostridium sp. Marseille-P299 genome, one window contains:
- the pcp gene encoding pyroglutamyl-peptidase I, translating into MKVLITGFDPFGGEKLNPAFEAVKKLPDTVAGAEVIKLEIPTVFTKSGEAVEKAMKEHKPDVVICVGQAGGRSSITIEKVAINLAEARIKDNEGNQPIDAVLHEDGENAYFTTLPCKAVVRELRENKIPAHISYTAGTFVCNDVMYHVLYLIHKKYQNVRGGFIHVPYALEQVLDKPQGTSAMSLETISKGLELAIKATIEKDKDISLIDGTIM; encoded by the coding sequence ATGAAAGTACTTATTACAGGATTTGATCCATTTGGAGGAGAAAAATTAAATCCAGCGTTTGAAGCTGTGAAGAAGCTTCCAGATACGGTTGCAGGTGCAGAAGTAATTAAATTAGAAATACCAACCGTTTTCACAAAAAGTGGTGAAGCTGTAGAAAAGGCAATGAAAGAACACAAGCCTGATGTTGTAATTTGTGTTGGACAAGCGGGAGGAAGAAGTTCCATTACAATTGAAAAGGTTGCTATCAACCTTGCAGAAGCAAGAATTAAAGATAACGAAGGAAACCAGCCAATAGATGCAGTATTACATGAAGATGGAGAAAATGCTTACTTTACAACCCTTCCTTGCAAGGCTGTTGTTCGAGAGTTACGAGAAAATAAGATTCCAGCACATATATCTTATACTGCAGGTACATTTGTATGTAACGATGTCATGTATCATGTGCTTTATTTAATTCATAAGAAATATCAAAATGTTCGGGGAGGATTTATTCACGTTCCATATGCTCTTGAACAAGTACTTGATAAACCTCAAGGCACTAGTGCAATGTCCCTTGAAACAATTTCAAAAGGCCTTGAATTAGCAATTAAAGCAACTATTGAAAAAGATAAAGATATTTCACTTATAGATGGAACTATTATGTAA
- a CDS encoding helix-turn-helix transcriptional regulator: MELGTKIKNLRMKKGVTQECVAKRLGVTYQTVSKWENNITLPDIQLLPEISVYFGITIDELFELTREDRLTRIDSMLEDERVLTDVQFDETLSFLKSELDKNRKDGKIYTYLAKLYLHRSKSAGNMAAEYAKLALQFNPESEELDCHQVFMHTGNSVIYDWNASNHHKIITYYYQLIHKNPRNWHLYLFLLDNLIADFRIQEAKEVLKKYEQLQGKPEYKVMIYNLYLLIAEGKEEEAQNSIEQIILNFGQNAKMWFDLADFMAKRCRYDEAIEYYEKSFKLWEKPRYVDSLEAIAHIYEIQGMYSEAMLTWKRIIEVIKEEFDIQSGEILEAVQREYHRLSTMQ; encoded by the coding sequence ATGGAGTTAGGGACGAAAATTAAAAATTTACGAATGAAAAAAGGAGTTACACAAGAGTGTGTAGCAAAACGCCTTGGTGTTACTTATCAAACTGTGTCAAAATGGGAAAATAATATTACTTTGCCAGATATACAATTACTACCTGAGATATCCGTCTATTTTGGAATAACCATTGATGAGCTATTTGAGTTGACAAGAGAAGACCGTCTTACAAGGATTGATTCTATGCTTGAGGATGAGAGAGTATTAACAGATGTTCAATTTGATGAAACCTTATCCTTTTTAAAATCAGAGTTAGATAAGAATCGCAAGGATGGAAAGATTTATACCTATCTTGCAAAGCTCTATCTTCATCGATCTAAAAGTGCTGGAAATATGGCAGCAGAGTATGCAAAGTTAGCGCTACAATTCAATCCAGAAAGCGAGGAGTTAGATTGCCATCAGGTATTTATGCATACGGGAAATAGCGTCATTTATGATTGGAATGCATCCAATCATCATAAGATCATTACCTATTATTATCAGCTAATTCATAAGAACCCAAGAAATTGGCATCTGTATTTATTCTTATTAGATAATTTGATTGCGGATTTTAGAATTCAAGAGGCAAAAGAGGTATTGAAAAAGTATGAGCAGCTACAAGGAAAGCCAGAATATAAAGTTATGATTTATAATCTATACCTATTAATAGCGGAGGGGAAAGAAGAGGAAGCGCAAAATAGCATTGAGCAAATAATTTTAAATTTTGGGCAGAATGCGAAGATGTGGTTTGATTTAGCTGACTTTATGGCAAAAAGGTGCAGATATGATGAAGCGATAGAATATTATGAAAAGTCTTTTAAGTTGTGGGAAAAGCCTAGATATGTTGATTCATTAGAGGCGATTGCTCACATCTATGAAATACAAGGTATGTATTCAGAAGCTATGTTGACATGGAAACGGATTATAGAAGTAATAAAGGAGGAGTTTGATATTCAGTCTGGTGAAATATTAGAGGCTGTACAAAGAGAGTATCATCGCTTAAGTACGATGCAATAA
- a CDS encoding phosphotransferase: MSGVFLVEVAKIDQKEKVVSILNELGYEHCQEYKIEQFHDNGEGEECVYQVFLISIGKEQYILKKSSNEEKDIYTKFLENHAFAVPHFINSCRDKDGEEWILIEYVKGKDLREFNQEIAVAAAESIIDIHNYYWKENEIEEERFKKYWKRINKRAECLKKELDLKRAYDVFLERQLTCPRTLCNGDFLQYNAIYKDKRVIVIDWAFGGIMPYSLDISRILVHGNEHRYPFPFYMIDEYRKLFVKTYYNHLKDKMEYKSFIWDIVLSGLNECIEFIESELNDLTMERDKGFDFYYNTAKNIASIINRGYEKFNMI; this comes from the coding sequence ATGAGTGGCGTATTTCTTGTAGAAGTAGCAAAGATAGATCAAAAGGAGAAAGTAGTATCAATTCTAAATGAGCTTGGATATGAACATTGCCAAGAGTATAAAATTGAGCAGTTCCATGATAATGGAGAAGGAGAAGAATGTGTTTATCAGGTATTTCTCATAAGTATTGGAAAAGAACAGTACATTCTAAAAAAATCCAGTAATGAAGAAAAGGATATCTATACGAAGTTTTTAGAAAATCATGCATTTGCAGTTCCACATTTTATAAATAGTTGTAGGGATAAAGATGGAGAAGAATGGATATTAATTGAGTATGTAAAGGGAAAAGATTTAAGAGAATTTAATCAAGAAATAGCAGTAGCAGCTGCAGAAAGTATAATAGATATTCATAATTATTATTGGAAAGAAAATGAGATTGAGGAAGAACGCTTTAAAAAATATTGGAAAAGAATAAACAAAAGAGCAGAATGCTTGAAGAAGGAATTGGATTTAAAAAGAGCGTATGATGTATTCCTAGAGAGGCAGCTTACCTGTCCTCGGACCCTATGCAACGGAGATTTCTTGCAATACAACGCAATTTATAAAGATAAGAGAGTTATTGTGATAGATTGGGCATTTGGTGGTATCATGCCGTATTCTTTAGATATTTCAAGAATCCTTGTACATGGAAATGAACATCGTTATCCATTTCCATTTTATATGATAGATGAGTATAGAAAGTTATTTGTGAAAACTTATTACAATCACCTAAAGGATAAGATGGAATATAAGAGCTTTATTTGGGATATTGTATTGTCTGGGCTGAATGAATGCATTGAATTTATTGAAAGTGAGTTAAATGATCTAACGATGGAAAGAGATAAGGGATTTGATTTTTACTACAATACAGCTAAAAATATTGCTTCAATTATTAATAGAGGATATGAGAAGTTTAATATGATTTAA
- a CDS encoding SH3 domain-containing protein yields the protein MKFIGLVALLIVFYSMSLTDAYAATTTNKVVTNQSVSTKKKKVKVKNKTLALRSGAGIKYQAITKVKKGTTLTVLGNANSVWVKVEYKGKVGYVYNKDSKYLKEVSTITAEDTAIKNVIKEIDNISGTITLSNKEQIIKAREAYNKLSSSAKKKVTNISKLVKAEEEIAYLEGNNEKVEVENSSNNGEINNPVVESPSYNGGTNNSVVGNPSNNGGTNNSAVGNPSNNGGTNNTVVGNPSNNGETNNSVVESPSNDGGTNNSVVENPSNDGENNSTEIENPSMDAINEKAKELSNKISKLNKEISLSDQAYIESVRKEYSDSDAAVKKLVTNIAILEKAESSLQVLLNEQNLAQIIVARIDGLDREITLEDATVIEGIRSDYENLPLRSKALVYNIEVLKEAEAKLLNLQNEYEEAKKAAESYLNELDKLPEVSQVKLSDKEAVVSVRNQYEQLNGLAKDMVSQEKNQKLIDLEAVINALEIKEQDIANAAYVEELIQKLDKTIYYQDYSLIREARNEYNRLSTYAKSLVGNLDILENAEMEHAEVLGRIANVINRINEIPEELTLDDKSVVVSAREAYELLSMDEKQAIMKWELSILIFSEEKIQRLETTAQHEVLSNFSNQVKSLPSKENILIKDKERIMELKNQYYLIDENLRFAVGEEFNILCELEAQINLLESQQ from the coding sequence ATGAAATTTATCGGTTTAGTAGCATTACTAATAGTATTTTACAGCATGTCATTAACAGATGCTTATGCAGCTACTACTACCAACAAAGTCGTAACAAATCAAAGTGTTAGTACGAAGAAAAAAAAGGTGAAAGTTAAGAATAAAACCTTGGCTTTAAGAAGTGGTGCTGGTATAAAGTATCAGGCAATTACTAAAGTAAAAAAAGGTACAACTTTAACTGTGTTAGGTAATGCAAATAGTGTTTGGGTTAAAGTAGAATACAAAGGTAAAGTTGGATATGTTTACAATAAGGATTCAAAGTACCTCAAAGAAGTTTCTACCATAACTGCTGAGGATACAGCAATAAAAAACGTGATCAAAGAAATAGATAATATCAGCGGTACGATAACGCTAAGTAATAAAGAGCAAATTATAAAGGCGAGAGAAGCTTATAACAAATTAAGTAGTTCCGCTAAAAAGAAAGTTACTAACATATCTAAATTAGTAAAAGCTGAAGAGGAAATTGCTTATTTAGAGGGAAACAATGAAAAAGTGGAAGTAGAAAATTCTTCTAACAATGGAGAAATTAATAATCCAGTAGTGGAAAGTCCTTCTTATAATGGAGGAACTAATAATTCGGTAGTAGGAAATCCATCTAACAATGGAGGAACTAATAATTCAGCAGTAGGAAATCCATCTAACAATGGAGGAACTAATAATACGGTAGTGGGGAATCCTTCCAACAATGGAGAAACTAATAATTCAGTGGTAGAAAGTCCTTCTAACGATGGAGGAACTAATAATTCAGTGGTAGAAAATCCTTCTAATGATGGTGAAAATAATAGTACGGAAATAGAGAATCCTTCTATGGATGCTATCAATGAAAAAGCAAAAGAACTATCAAATAAGATAAGTAAACTAAATAAGGAGATAAGTCTTTCTGATCAAGCTTATATTGAAAGCGTGCGTAAGGAATATTCTGATTCTGACGCGGCTGTAAAAAAACTTGTAACAAACATTGCAATCTTAGAAAAAGCGGAAAGCAGTCTTCAAGTTTTATTAAATGAACAAAATCTAGCACAAATTATTGTAGCAAGAATCGATGGATTAGATAGAGAGATTACGTTAGAGGATGCTACAGTAATTGAAGGAATTAGAAGTGATTACGAGAATTTGCCATTGCGAAGCAAAGCTCTTGTCTATAATATTGAGGTATTAAAAGAAGCAGAGGCAAAGTTATTAAATCTTCAGAATGAATATGAGGAAGCAAAGAAGGCAGCAGAATCATATTTAAATGAACTTGATAAGCTTCCTGAAGTGAGTCAAGTGAAACTAAGCGATAAAGAAGCTGTTGTTTCTGTTAGAAATCAATACGAGCAATTAAATGGACTTGCAAAAGATATGGTAAGTCAGGAAAAGAATCAAAAGCTTATTGATTTAGAAGCGGTTATAAACGCACTTGAGATAAAAGAGCAAGATATAGCAAATGCTGCATATGTGGAAGAACTAATTCAAAAATTAGACAAAACAATTTATTATCAAGATTATAGTTTAATAAGAGAAGCTAGAAACGAATACAATCGCTTAAGTACATATGCCAAATCATTGGTGGGAAATCTAGATATACTTGAAAATGCAGAAATGGAACATGCTGAAGTGTTAGGAAGAATCGCTAATGTAATTAATCGAATAAATGAAATTCCAGAGGAATTAACCTTAGATGATAAATCCGTCGTAGTTTCTGCGAGAGAAGCTTATGAGCTGTTATCAATGGATGAAAAACAAGCAATCATGAAATGGGAATTAAGTATATTAATTTTCTCGGAAGAAAAGATCCAACGATTAGAAACTACAGCACAACATGAAGTGTTAAGTAACTTTTCCAATCAGGTAAAATCTTTACCAAGTAAGGAGAATATATTAATCAAAGATAAAGAACGTATTATGGAACTTAAGAATCAATACTATCTTATCGATGAAAATTTAAGATTTGCAGTCGGTGAAGAGTTTAATATTTTATGTGAATTAGAAGCACAGATTAATTTGCTTGAATCACAACAATAA
- a CDS encoding sulfite exporter TauE/SafE family protein: MNHIVSSILFLFVILVANTIQVLTGFAGNMLAMPFSIHLIGVNEAKTVLNVFNLVACLYLWWKNRAYVNKKVFTKIIIFMIIGMLIGIWLFEILPINFLLTAYAILIIIIALYKMFCKKQVSVPEFFMIFVILIAGIIHGMFVSGGALLVIYAVSVLKDKKEFRATLSPVWVVLAIILMFTHAKSGFYTPNTITLIGFSMIPLIISIWLGNKLFDKINQAMFLKVTYILLLISGLTLL, encoded by the coding sequence ATGAATCATATAGTCAGTTCTATCTTATTTTTATTTGTAATTCTTGTTGCAAACACGATCCAAGTACTTACAGGATTTGCGGGAAATATGCTAGCAATGCCTTTTTCAATTCATCTAATTGGCGTAAATGAAGCGAAAACAGTATTGAATGTGTTTAATTTAGTAGCGTGTTTGTACCTATGGTGGAAGAATAGAGCATATGTGAATAAAAAAGTATTTACTAAAATTATAATTTTTATGATAATTGGTATGCTGATAGGAATCTGGTTGTTTGAAATACTGCCAATCAATTTTCTGTTAACTGCATATGCTATTTTAATCATTATTATTGCTTTGTATAAGATGTTTTGCAAAAAGCAAGTAAGTGTTCCAGAGTTTTTCATGATATTTGTTATTTTGATAGCAGGAATTATACATGGCATGTTTGTTTCGGGTGGAGCGTTACTTGTTATTTATGCAGTGAGTGTGTTAAAGGATAAGAAAGAATTCCGAGCTACACTATCTCCTGTATGGGTCGTATTAGCTATTATTTTAATGTTTACTCATGCAAAAAGTGGATTTTATACACCAAATACAATAACATTGATTGGTTTTAGTATGATACCACTTATAATTTCTATCTGGTTAGGGAATAAGCTATTTGATAAGATTAATCAGGCAATGTTTTTAAAGGTCACGTATATTTTGTTGTTGATTTCAGGGTTAACATTGCTGTAA
- the gltS gene encoding sodium/glutamate symporter: protein MIIQFNMIQSIGVAVIFLLIGQTIKKAVPIFSRYAIPSPVIGGLIFSILHLLLRQSNIASFEFDATLQTFFQTMFFCTVGFNASFKMLKIGGKKILVFLSISVVLAILQNLLAVGLSGVLGISPLIALLTASPSLTGGHGTAAAVAPSIEALGHPEALTIGLTAATFGLIAGSLLGSPMANRLILKHNLMNKKNSQPSDEINIDLPIVETKKTILDTNKINKAFFQILIAMAIGTYLTDILNTLVGHWYDGVTFPSYIGAMLVAAVIRNISDNSTRFNTPIEEIEVVGEVSLNLFLGMALITLKLWHLIDLALPMLIILLAQCIMMYIYGVFISYRFMGKNYDSAVMVAGLTGFGMGSTSNAMANMNSVTEKYGYSKTAFFIVPIVGSLFIDFINIGIIYTFIGFLT, encoded by the coding sequence ATGATAATTCAATTTAACATGATTCAATCCATAGGAGTGGCGGTCATTTTCCTTTTAATTGGTCAAACAATTAAAAAAGCTGTTCCTATATTTTCAAGATATGCAATACCATCCCCAGTAATTGGTGGACTTATATTTTCAATTCTTCATCTACTTCTTAGACAAAGCAATATCGCTTCTTTTGAATTTGATGCAACGCTACAAACCTTTTTCCAAACCATGTTTTTCTGTACGGTTGGTTTTAATGCTAGTTTTAAGATGCTTAAAATCGGAGGTAAAAAAATACTCGTATTTCTCTCTATCTCAGTAGTATTAGCAATCCTTCAAAATTTATTAGCCGTTGGTCTTTCAGGTGTTTTAGGAATTAGCCCACTTATAGCACTCCTTACAGCTTCACCTTCTCTAACAGGTGGACACGGCACAGCCGCCGCAGTAGCACCTAGCATAGAAGCCCTTGGGCATCCTGAGGCTCTAACCATTGGCTTAACAGCTGCAACATTTGGCCTCATTGCAGGTTCTCTCCTAGGTAGTCCTATGGCCAATCGCCTTATACTTAAACATAATCTTATGAATAAGAAAAATAGTCAGCCATCGGATGAGATTAATATTGATCTCCCCATTGTAGAAACTAAAAAAACTATACTTGATACGAATAAAATTAATAAGGCCTTTTTTCAAATATTAATTGCTATGGCCATCGGTACTTATTTAACTGATATTTTAAATACATTAGTTGGACATTGGTATGATGGAGTCACTTTTCCTTCTTATATAGGTGCGATGCTTGTAGCTGCTGTTATAAGGAACATTTCCGACAACTCAACACGATTTAACACTCCAATCGAAGAAATTGAAGTAGTAGGGGAAGTATCCTTAAATCTATTCCTTGGAATGGCACTTATCACATTAAAACTTTGGCATTTAATAGACTTAGCATTACCAATGTTAATCATACTGTTAGCTCAATGTATCATGATGTACATTTATGGTGTTTTTATATCGTATCGATTCATGGGCAAAAATTATGACTCCGCCGTAATGGTGGCAGGTTTAACTGGATTTGGAATGGGCTCTACTTCAAATGCAATGGCAAATATGAATTCCGTTACTGAAAAATATGGATATTCCAAAACAGCTTTCTTCATTGTACCAATCGTAGGGTCATTATTCATAGACTTTATTAACATTGGAATTATCTATACATTTATCGGTTTTCTTACCTAG
- a CDS encoding arsenate reductase ArsC: MSKLKVAFVCVHNSCRSQMAEALGKLLASDVFESYSAGTELRPQINQDAVRIIKELYGVDMNETQKSKLLSDIPEVDIVITMGCNVKCPNLPCKHREDWGLEDPSGKADEEFIQTAKIIEEKVLDLKERIIKGKFNS, encoded by the coding sequence ATGAGTAAATTAAAAGTTGCTTTTGTTTGTGTACATAATTCTTGTAGATCACAAATGGCTGAAGCTTTAGGAAAACTTTTGGCATCCGATGTATTTGAAAGCTATTCTGCTGGAACTGAATTAAGACCACAAATTAATCAAGATGCAGTAAGAATTATAAAAGAATTATATGGCGTAGACATGAATGAAACTCAGAAAAGCAAATTGCTATCTGATATTCCAGAAGTAGATATTGTAATTACAATGGGTTGCAACGTAAAATGTCCAAACTTACCATGTAAGCATAGAGAAGATTGGGGATTAGAAGATCCATCTGGTAAGGCGGATGAAGAGTTTATTCAAACTGCTAAAATCATAGAAGAGAAAGTATTAGACCTTAAAGAAAGAATAATAAAAGGAAAATTTAATAGCTAA
- a CDS encoding MATE family efflux transporter yields the protein MENNKIKNMTTGSPMKLILYFGVPLFIGMLFQQFYNMMDALIVGRTLGPQALAAVGGTGSINFMIIGFCMGVCNGFAIPVAQAVGAKDESSLRKYVANSVWVSVVFATISTIVVCLLCGKILVWMNTPSDILEGSYEYIFVIFLGIPVVYLYNLLSGILRSLGDSKTPLYFLVISSLLNIVLDLVAILVFDMGVAGAAWATVISQAISGVLCLVYIVKKYPILKISKEEWKPNLLFIQKLCMMGLPMGLQYSITAIGSVVLQTAVNSLGSMAVAAVTAGNKISTLFCCPFDAMGSTMATYSGQNRGAGKLDRVTEGIKACSFIAVIYSVISCAVLILFGEKLSLLFVEGKEIDIIKNSAVLLKWVSIFYFPLALVNIIRFSIQGLGFGTLAIFAGVFEMIARGIVGYFFVPMFGYIAACFASPVAWIMADMFLIPAYFFVIRKLKREIISRTIS from the coding sequence ATGGAAAATAACAAGATAAAGAACATGACAACAGGTTCTCCAATGAAGTTAATCCTGTATTTCGGTGTCCCGTTATTTATAGGTATGTTGTTTCAACAATTCTATAATATGATGGATGCATTGATCGTAGGACGTACTTTAGGACCTCAGGCATTGGCGGCTGTTGGTGGAACAGGATCGATTAATTTTATGATAATTGGCTTTTGTATGGGAGTATGCAATGGATTTGCCATTCCAGTTGCTCAAGCCGTTGGTGCAAAAGATGAAAGCTCTCTTAGAAAATATGTAGCGAATAGTGTGTGGGTGTCTGTTGTTTTTGCGACAATATCTACAATTGTAGTATGTTTGCTTTGTGGTAAAATTCTTGTATGGATGAATACCCCAAGTGATATTTTAGAGGGCTCTTATGAATATATTTTTGTTATTTTCTTAGGAATTCCTGTGGTTTATCTATATAACTTATTATCAGGAATCTTAAGATCTCTCGGTGATAGTAAGACACCGCTTTATTTTTTGGTGATATCATCGTTATTAAATATCGTACTTGATTTAGTTGCAATCTTGGTTTTTGATATGGGGGTAGCCGGTGCTGCTTGGGCAACTGTTATTTCACAGGCAATCTCAGGAGTTCTTTGCTTAGTATACATAGTAAAAAAATATCCAATTCTTAAGATAAGCAAGGAAGAATGGAAGCCTAATTTATTGTTTATACAAAAACTTTGTATGATGGGATTACCCATGGGACTTCAATATTCCATTACAGCAATCGGTAGTGTTGTATTACAAACTGCAGTGAACTCTTTGGGGTCTATGGCGGTAGCAGCAGTAACTGCTGGTAATAAAATTAGTACATTATTCTGCTGTCCGTTTGATGCTATGGGTTCTACAATGGCAACTTATTCAGGGCAGAATAGAGGTGCAGGCAAATTAGACCGTGTTACAGAGGGTATCAAAGCTTGTAGTTTTATTGCAGTGATATATTCCGTAATATCATGTGCGGTATTGATTCTCTTTGGTGAAAAATTATCCTTACTTTTTGTAGAGGGAAAAGAAATTGATATTATAAAAAATTCAGCTGTATTACTGAAATGGGTAAGTATTTTCTATTTTCCATTGGCTCTAGTTAATATAATTCGATTCTCAATCCAAGGATTAGGATTTGGAACATTAGCTATTTTTGCGGGAGTATTTGAAATGATTGCCCGTGGTATTGTTGGTTACTTTTTTGTACCGATGTTTGGCTATATTGCTGCTTGTTTTGCAAGTCCAGTTGCGTGGATAATGGCTGATATGTTCTTAATTCCAGCTTATTTCTTCGTTATTAGAAAGTTGAAAAGAGAGATTATCAGCAGAACGATATCTTAA
- a CDS encoding IS110 family transposase: MNYTQNKKIEQVTESTLVIGTDIGSEFNYVRAFDWRGIELTKKVFSFSNTKQGYINFLDWVHQVLSRTNKKEIIVGCEPTGHYWFTFAKYVKEQGMKLVFVNPFHVHQSKEMDDNSPKKTDMKDPKTIAKLVVEGRYSLPYVPEGVYADLRTAVSSRDRILKELNAATNRIKRWLKIYFPEYLEVYKVFDSISGILVLERAPMPRDVISLGTEGINKIWREAKVRRVGMKRAQTLVVAAHNSVGINGGSCAKLELQLLLEDYQSKKNQLEKITQVIEEETLQIDYVEQLLSIKGVGLITVAGFLAEVGDIRRFNSPKQVQKLAGLELKENSSGKHKGQTTISKRGRKKLRRLLFQVVLPMIRSNREFREIYDYYTTRIKNPLKGRQAMVAVSCKLIRVFYAVLTKGIHYDAEKLRNDIIRPQELKVA, encoded by the coding sequence ATGAATTATACACAAAATAAGAAGATAGAACAAGTAACAGAATCAACTTTAGTAATCGGAACTGACATTGGAAGTGAGTTTAATTATGTTAGAGCATTCGATTGGAGAGGAATTGAATTAACTAAAAAGGTCTTTTCTTTTAGCAATACAAAACAAGGCTATATAAACTTTCTAGACTGGGTGCACCAGGTTTTAAGTAGAACAAATAAAAAAGAGATTATTGTTGGCTGTGAGCCAACAGGGCATTACTGGTTTACCTTTGCAAAGTATGTTAAGGAACAGGGGATGAAGCTGGTATTTGTGAATCCATTTCATGTACATCAAAGTAAGGAAATGGATGATAATAGCCCGAAAAAGACAGATATGAAAGATCCTAAAACAATTGCTAAGTTGGTTGTAGAGGGACGCTATAGTCTGCCATATGTTCCTGAAGGAGTATATGCGGATTTAAGAACTGCGGTTTCAAGTCGTGATCGTATTCTAAAGGAGCTAAATGCAGCAACGAATAGAATTAAGAGATGGCTTAAAATATATTTTCCTGAATACTTAGAAGTATATAAAGTATTCGATTCAATTAGTGGTATCCTGGTGCTTGAAAGAGCGCCAATGCCAAGAGATGTGATATCATTAGGTACAGAAGGCATCAATAAAATCTGGCGTGAAGCAAAGGTGCGTAGAGTAGGTATGAAGAGGGCACAGACCCTGGTTGTAGCTGCGCATAATAGTGTCGGAATTAATGGTGGAAGCTGTGCAAAGTTGGAATTACAACTCTTGCTAGAGGATTATCAATCGAAAAAGAATCAATTAGAAAAGATTACACAAGTAATCGAAGAAGAAACCCTTCAGATTGATTATGTAGAACAACTATTATCAATTAAAGGTGTAGGCCTTATTACTGTAGCTGGATTTCTAGCAGAGGTAGGTGATATTCGACGTTTTAATTCACCGAAACAGGTACAGAAACTAGCAGGACTAGAGTTAAAAGAAAACAGCTCAGGAAAGCATAAAGGTCAAACCACGATCAGTAAGCGTGGACGAAAAAAACTGCGAAGGCTATTATTCCAAGTGGTTTTGCCAATGATACGGAGCAATAGAGAATTTAGAGAAATCTATGATTATTATACAACTCGTATAAAAAATCCGTTAAAAGGAAGGCAGGCAATGGTTGCTGTTAGTTGTAAGTTAATCAGAGTCTTTTACGCAGTCTTAACAAAAGGCATACATTATGATGCAGAAAAACTAAGAAACGACATCATCAGACCACAAGAATTAAAAGTGGCCTAA
- a CDS encoding peptide deformylase: MVREIVKDKQKLIQKAVDATKEDLYIITDMVDTAKANEGICVGLAANQIGENVRIIVVKMKNQFIPLVNPKIIRHSQSTYEAEEACLSHEGTKKTTRYSSIEVEYRDGRFIKKTQNFSGFVAEVIQHEMDHCNGILI; this comes from the coding sequence ATGGTAAGAGAAATTGTTAAGGATAAACAGAAGTTAATACAAAAAGCTGTAGATGCGACAAAAGAGGATTTATATATTATTACTGATATGGTGGATACTGCAAAGGCAAACGAAGGTATTTGCGTTGGACTAGCTGCGAATCAGATTGGTGAGAATGTTCGTATTATCGTAGTTAAAATGAAAAATCAGTTTATTCCATTGGTAAATCCTAAGATTATTAGACATAGCCAGTCAACATATGAAGCGGAAGAAGCATGTTTATCCCATGAGGGAACCAAAAAAACTACAAGATATTCATCCATAGAAGTGGAATACCGAGATGGGAGATTTATAAAGAAAACTCAGAATTTTAGTGGATTTGTTGCAGAGGTAATTCAGCATGAAATGGACCATTGTAATGGTATTTTGATTTAG
- the nth gene encoding endonuclease III produces the protein MTNEAIQMVLQTLDQEYGTTKEGFLHYADWQLLLAIMLSAQSTDKQVYEALPGLWNRFTSIEQMAEAPVEEIEEYIRSIGLYKSKAKNMKQCCKQIIDEYDGNVPTTVEELIKLAGVGRKSATLFLADAYDIPGVTVDTHVLRIARRLGWANGKNPVQVEQELMQVLPKDYWNRINFQLIYHGRSVCTARKCHCDQCLLSQWCEKNMN, from the coding sequence ATGACAAACGAAGCGATACAAATGGTTTTACAGACTTTAGATCAGGAATATGGAACCACCAAGGAAGGATTTTTACACTATGCGGATTGGCAACTATTACTTGCTATCATGTTAAGTGCTCAAAGTACAGATAAACAAGTTTACGAGGCGTTACCAGGTTTATGGAATCGATTTACTTCTATAGAACAAATGGCAGAAGCTCCAGTGGAGGAAATTGAAGAATATATTCGATCCATTGGATTATATAAGAGTAAAGCAAAAAACATGAAGCAATGTTGTAAGCAAATCATAGACGAATATGACGGAAATGTTCCTACAACCGTGGAGGAATTAATTAAATTAGCTGGGGTTGGAAGAAAATCAGCAACATTATTTCTCGCAGATGCTTATGATATTCCAGGAGTTACGGTAGATACTCATGTTTTGCGAATTGCAAGGCGACTTGGATGGGCAAATGGGAAGAATCCAGTACAGGTGGAACAGGAGCTCATGCAGGTACTACCGAAAGACTATTGGAATCGTATTAATTTTCAGTTGATTTATCATGGACGAAGTGTCTGCACTGCAAGAAAATGTCATTGTGATCAGTGTTTGTTGAGCCAATGGTGTGAAAAGAATATGAATTAA